The Desulfovibrio sp. genome has a window encoding:
- a CDS encoding response regulator transcription factor — protein sequence MDKAASSGLRVFLVDDHPVMRNGLSLLLTQSGYAVCGVAGSRSELLTRIDAAGAAVALVDLSLAQESGLDMIGDLTARGVPTLIYSMHEDSKSIEQAFSHGAMGYVTKREVEDVLLGAIQAVAEGRRYASPEVMRSLADRVLSPGDSGEAALSQRERQILDRLGRGDTCAEMSKALNISSHTVETYYGRLVRKLGLSSMKELRQFAIRRQG from the coding sequence ATGGATAAGGCTGCGTCATCTGGACTTCGCGTCTTTCTGGTCGACGATCATCCGGTCATGCGAAACGGCCTGTCGCTGCTGCTGACGCAAAGCGGCTACGCCGTGTGCGGCGTGGCAGGCAGCCGGTCGGAACTTCTGACCCGCATAGACGCGGCCGGGGCCGCCGTTGCCCTGGTGGACCTCTCCCTGGCCCAGGAGTCCGGGCTGGACATGATAGGCGACTTGACCGCCCGGGGCGTCCCGACGCTCATCTACTCCATGCACGAGGACAGCAAATCCATCGAACAGGCCTTTAGCCACGGGGCCATGGGCTACGTCACCAAGCGCGAGGTCGAGGATGTTCTGCTGGGCGCCATCCAAGCGGTGGCCGAGGGGCGGCGTTACGCCAGTCCGGAGGTCATGCGCAGCCTGGCCGACCGGGTTCTTTCGCCAGGTGACAGCGGGGAGGCGGCCTTGAGCCAGCGCGAGAGGCAGATACTGGACAGGCTCGGGCGCGGCGATACCTGCGCCGAGATGAGTAAGGCCCTAAACATCAGCTCCCACACCGTGGAAACCTATTACGGCCGGCTGGTACGCAAGTTGGGCCTTTCCAGCATGAAGGAGCTGCGCCAGTTCGCCATCCGGCGGCAGGGCTGA